TTCATCAACTATGTTTATAGCCAACCCAGCATGCACTAAAACATACATACCTTCACATGCCTCAGGTGTTAAAGCAAGTGATATTTCCTTAATTACACCGCCAAATTGAACCTTTGCCATACGTAATGTCGGGTCACTATGGTCAATACTAATAATTTTTCCAGGAATAGCCAAACACATATTTCTCATTTCTCCATATTTATATTATGATATTTCAATGCATAATACACTTGCCCTAACGAAATACCACCATCATTAGGTGGAATCTGTTCCGCAAAAAATACATTGTAATCATCACAAAGAATATTATAAGTATATTCGAGCAATAGTCTATTTTGAAAACAACCTCCATTAATAACGACATTTTTTATATTTACCATCTCTACTGCTTTGCGAATATATTGTGCCAAATATTGGTGAAAATGGAATGCTAATATCTCTGGCGGAACCTCCTTCATGTTATTGAATACATATTCGAAAATAGGTTGCCAGTCAATAAGTACTTCATTATCTTCTTTCCGAAGTGTAAAGGGCACATCTGGTAAGGGATAAGGTATTGCTTTTCGTGCTAAAACCTCTAACTGCATAGCAGACTGTGCCTCATACGAACAAACAGCACGCAAACCTAAAAACATAGCCATTGCGTCAAACAGTCTACCTACGCTACTGGTTAAAGGTGTATTTATTCGATTCCTTAGCATCTGTTTCAGTGCTTTACATTCTGTATCCGTAAATGCAGACATAACAAGGGACACAATATCATTACTCATTTGAAAAATATTTTCTCTATATATCTCATAAAGAATACCTAACGCAGAACGTCTCGGCTCACGCACAGCCTTATCTCCACCAGGCAAAGGAAACGTCCGAAAATGCCCCCACCGTTGAACTTCTGTTTCCGTGATTATGAAAAATTCACCACCCCATACCGTATGGTCTAATCCAAAACCCGTACCATCCCACGATACTGCAAACACAGGCAATGAAACTCCTTTTTCTGCAATAACTGAAAGGGCATGGGCAATATGATGCTGAACATAAACTATAGGTTTCCCTTGCTGTTGAGCCCAATACGTACTGGCATAATCAGGATGAGCATCAGCAACAAGTAACTCAGGTGTCTGTTCCACAAGCGTAGTAAGAATATGACATGACTGATAAAATCCTCGAACTGCCTTTTGCGTTTCAAGGT
This Candidatus Hydrogenedens sp. DNA region includes the following protein-coding sequences:
- a CDS encoding HypC/HybG/HupF family hydrogenase formation chaperone, producing MCLAIPGKIISIDHSDPTLRMAKVQFGGVIKEISLALTPEACEGMYVLVHAGLAINIVDEDEAKMILAEFENVDVSESEG